One Silurus meridionalis isolate SWU-2019-XX chromosome 10, ASM1480568v1, whole genome shotgun sequence genomic window carries:
- the avpr1aa gene encoding arginine vasopressin receptor 1Aa, with translation MSGVSLLRKQKQRRRAAGGAEPTVYPSASALRSWRNALWIKGSARAPPARTVFLRVQYLRAASVPIPLAVRCPFSSILSSMNLSTNQSDLFGRNEEVAKLEITALSVIFVVAVAGNLSVLAAMCKSKKKPSRVHLFIKHLSLADLVVAFFQVLPQLCWEITFRFYGPDFLCRIVKHLQVLGMFASTYMMVMMTVDRYMAICHPLKTLQQPTRRSYAMICSTWLGSLALSSPQYFIFSLSEIRNGSQVYDCWAHFIEPWGTRAYITWITVGIFLVPVVVLIICYSFICRSIWRNIRCKTRNRACKNGLIGSRSVSSVTTISRAKLRTVKMTFVIVLAYTVCWAPFFIVQMWSVWDKNFLWADSENTAVTLSALLASLNSCCNPWIYMIFSGHLIQEFTPCFPCCQKIPRSDKKEDSDSSLRKQTELSKIPNRGSLCGSKELVHSSKSTRRGT, from the exons ATGTCTGGTGTGAGTTTGCT aagaaaacaaaaacagaggaGGAGAGCGGCAGGAGGAGCAGAGCCCACAGTCTACCCGAGTGCTTCTGCGCTGCGCTCTTGGAGAAATGCGCTTTGGATAAAGGGTAGCGCGCGCGCACCACCTGCGCGTACTGTATTTCTCCGGGTACAGTATCTCAGAGCTGCCTCAGTTCCCATACCTCTGGCTGTTAGATGTCCCTTTAGCTCAATTCTTTCATCTATGAATTTGTCAACTAACCAAAGCGACCTATTTGGTCGCAACGAGGAGGTGGCCAAGCTGGAGATCACGGCCCTGAGCGTGATCTTCGTCGTGGCCGTCGCGGGCAACCTCAGCGTCCTGGCAGCGATGTGCAAGTCGAAGAAGAAGCCGTCACGGGTGCACCTTTTTATCAAGCACCTGAGCCTGGCGGACCTGGTGGTAGCCTTTTTCCAAGTGTTGCCCCAGCTCTGCTGGGAGATCACGTTCCGATTTTACGGTCCAGACTTCCTGTGTCGCATCGTGAAGCACCTCCAGGTGCTGGGCATGTTTGCGTCCACGTacatgatggtgatgatgacggTGGACCGCTATATGGCCATATGCCACCCACTGAAGACCCTGCAGCAGCCCACGCGCCGCTCCTACGCCATGATCTGCAGCACGTGGCTGGGCAGCCTTGCACTCAGCAGCCCGCAGTACTTTATCTTCTCGCTCAGTGAGATCCGCAACGGTTCTCAAGTCTACGATTGCTGGGCCCACTTCATCGAGCCGTGGGGCACGCGCGCCTACATCACCTGGATTACAGTGGGCATCTTCCTTGTACCTGTAGTCGTACTGATCATATGTTACAGCTTCATCTGCCGCAGCATCTGGAGGAACATCAGGTGCAAGACAAGAAACAGGGCGTGCAAAAACGGGCTGATAGGGAGCCGCTCGGTGAGCAGTGTGACCACTATATCTAGAGCCAAACTCAGGACAGTCAAAATGACATTTGTCATCGTGTTGGCTTACACAGTGTGCTGGGCGCCGTTTTTCATCGTGCAGATGTGGTCGGTTTGGGATAAGAACTTCCTTTGGGCCG ATTCCGAGAACACAGCAGTGACTCTGTCAGCCTTGCTGGCGAGCTTGAATAGCTGCTGTAACCCTTGGATCTATATGATCTTCAGTGGTCACCTCATTCAAGAATTCACACCGTGCTTCCCCTGCTGTCAGAAAATACCCCGCAGTGACAAGAAGGAGGATTCAGACAGCAGCTTACGGAAGCAGACTGAACTCAGCAAGATCCCCAATCGAGGCTCCTTATGTGGTTCAAAAGAGCTTGTGCATTCGTCTAAATCTACTCGGCGTGGAACGTGA